In Capsicum annuum cultivar UCD-10X-F1 chromosome 7, UCD10Xv1.1, whole genome shotgun sequence, one genomic interval encodes:
- the LOC107878310 gene encoding uncharacterized GPI-anchored protein At4g28100, translating to MRVELNIRLLTLTFLLCMCKCSFAGLLAEPAEPLKPGDYGSNTVPAFPVQTESQICRLDLSDELFGGVSAACGQNLDRSRCCPVLAAWLFAAHARSALQIPSAAAPASSDLPMMPDDSQKCVNTLQNSLLSRNIHLPQPNATCDAVLCFCGIRLHQITSLSCPAAFNLTGAKNATPTAAVRNLERNCRNSSYAGCTRCLGALQKLNGDEKNRTHKMEETSGVGDRVRKMLSRDCQLMGLTWLLARNKTAYIPTVSAVLRAIMYSAHPPHESKCSPDQENMPLAVDSLQFDKTDSSSPFLAVSTFAILFPFLPLIILLLDYYYL from the exons ATGAGAGTCGAACTGAATATCAGACTTTTAACGTTAACTTTCCTGTTATGTATGTGTAAATGTTCTTTTGCCGGGTTACTTGCTGAACCGGCGGAGCCATTAAAGCCAGGAGATTACGGTTCTAATACTGTTCCAGCTTTTCCGGTTCAAACCGAGTCACAAATATGCCGGTTAGATTTATCCGACGAACTCTTTGGTGGAGTCAGCGCAGCTTGCGGTCAAAACCTAGACCGAAGCCGATGCTGTCCAGTGTTAGCCGCTTGGTTATTCGCAGCTCACGCGCGTTCAGCTTTACAAATTCCATCAGCGGCTGCACCGGCTAGTTCTGATTTACCAATGATGCCTGATGACTCACAGAAATGTGTTAACACGCTACAGAACTCTTTGCTTAGCCGTAATATTCATTTACCGCAGCCGAATGCAACGTGTGACGCCGTTTTGTGTTTTTGCGGTATTCGGCTTCATCAGATTACGTCGCTTAGTTGTCCGGCGGCGTTTAATCTTACTGGCGCGAAGAACGCTACTCCGACTGCTGCTGTTAGGAATTTAGAGAGGAATTGTCGGAACTCTTCTTATGCTGGTTGTACTAGGTGTCTTGGTGCGCTGCAAAAG CTCAACGGTGATGAAAAGAACCGTACCCACAAAATGGAGGAAACGAGCGGGGTTGGGGATAGAGTGAGGAAGATGCTAAGCAGGGACTGTCAGTTGATGGGATTGACATGGCTATTAGCACGCAACAAGACGGCGTACATACCCACGGTTTCTGCTGTATTGCGCGCCATTATGTACAGTGCCCACCCACCACATGAGTCCAAGTGTAGCCCTGATCAAGAGAACATGCCATTAGCCGTTGATTCGTTACAGTTTGATAAAACTGATTCATCCTCACCCTTCCTTGCTGTTTCGACTTTTGccattttgtttccttttttgcCCCTAATCATTCTACTACTGGATTATTATTATCTCTAG